The Erythrobacter sp. SDW2 region CAGCCCATCGCCGCGATCTTCGACCCGTCCATCAGCTTGCGCGGCGTGCCGTCGGGCTTCGAGGTGTCGTGATCGATCCGCCCTTCGAACCCGACCGACCGGCACACCGCCTGCGCCAGTTCGTTGATCGTCAGGTCGGTGCCCGAGCCGAGATTGACATGCTCCTCGCCCGAATAATGCGTCAGCAGGTGGACGCAGCCATCGGCGAGGTCGTCGACATGCAGGAATTCGCGGCGCGGAGTGCCGCTGCCCCACAGCGTGATCGATTCGGCCCCGGCCAGCTTCGCCTCATGCGCCTTGCGGATCAGCGCGGGCAGGACATGGCTCGATGCGAGGTCGAAATTGTCCCCCGGACCATAGAGATTGGTCGGCATGGCGCTGATGAAATCGCGACCGTACTGGCGGCGATAGGCCTGGCACAGCTTGATCCCGGCGATCTTGGCCACGGCATACCATTCGTTGGTCGGCTCGAGCGGGCCGGTCAGCAGCGCGTCTTCGGTGATCGGCTGGGGCGCCAGGCGCGGGTAGATGCAGGACGATCCGAGAAAGAGCAGCTTGTCGGCATCGTGGCGATGCGCCGCCTCGATGACGTTCGCCTCGATCATCAGGTTGTCATAGAGGAATTCGGCCGGGCGGGTGTCATTGGCGAGGATCCCGCCGACCCTGGCCGCAGCGACGATGACGGTGTCCGGCTTGTTGTCGGCGAACCATTGCCGCACCGCGCCCTGTTCCCGCAGATCGACCGAACGGTCGGCAGTCAGCACCAGGCAGCCTTCGCCCTCCAGCCGCCGCACCAGCGCCGCGCCGACCATGCCGCGATGCCCCGCGACATAGACGCGGCGCCCGGCGAGCGGGTAGATCGCTTCGCTCAAGCGGCTTTCTCCGTCGCTTCGATCCAGCCCCCGCCGACAACGCGATCACCGGCATAGAGCACCGCTGCCTGTCCGGGAGCGACGCCATACTCAGGTGTGGCAAAGCGAATCCTGGTGGTGGCGCCGTCGCCCAGCGGCCCCTCCAGCGTTACCGGTACCGGCCTCGCCAGCGAGCGGACCTTGGCCGTCAGCGGTGCATCTGGCAGCGGGCCGATGCGGTTGGTTTCGATCAGCGTGGCGGAGGACACCGCCAGCATCGCCTTTGGCCCGACCTTGACCGCACCGGCCGCCGCATCGAGCTCCACGACATAGAGCGGCTCCGGCTGGCCGCCGATCTCGAGCCCGCGCCGCTGGCCGACGGTGTAATGGATGATCCCCTTGTGCTCGCCCAGCGTCTCTCCGGTCTGCGCGTGAATGATGGCACCCGGCGCACCGCCTTCAGGGCGCAGCTTCTTGACGATCCTGGCATAGTCGCCGTCGGGCACGAAGCAGATGTCCTGGCTGTCGGGCTTGGCGGCATTGCGCAGGCCGGCCGCTTCGGCCAGTTCACGCACCTGCGCCTTGGGCAGGTCGCCCAGCGGATAGCGCAGGAAGTCGAGCTGCGCCTCGGTCGTGCCATAGAGGAAATAGGACTGGTCGCGCGCCGGATCCAAAGCGCGATGCAGTTCCGGCCCCGCTGCACCCATCACCCGGCGGACATAATGCCCGGTCGCCAGGCAATCCGCCCCCAGCTCGCGCGCCATGCGCAGCAGGTCCGTGAACTTGGGCCCCATGTTGCAGCGGATGCAGGGCACCGGAGTGCGTCCGGCGAGATAGTCGTCGGCGAACTGTTC contains the following coding sequences:
- a CDS encoding GDP-L-fucose synthase, giving the protein MVGAALVRRLEGEGCLVLTADRSVDLREQGAVRQWFADNKPDTVIVAAARVGGILANDTRPAEFLYDNLMIEANVIEAAHRHDADKLLFLGSSCIYPRLAPQPITEDALLTGPLEPTNEWYAVAKIAGIKLCQAYRRQYGRDFISAMPTNLYGPGDNFDLASSHVLPALIRKAHEAKLAGAESITLWGSGTPRREFLHVDDLADGCVHLLTHYSGEEHVNLGSGTDLTINELAQAVCRSVGFEGRIDHDTSKPDGTPRKLMDGSKIAAMGWRPRIGLDQGIADAYRWFLANAA
- the mnmA gene encoding tRNA 2-thiouridine(34) synthase MnmA; its protein translation is MKTDALLPPAAQAADMFDLPHAATDCRIVVAMSGGVDSSVVAALAHASGAEVIGITLQLYDYGAATGRKGACCAGDDIRDARAVADRLGIAHYVFDHESAFRQEVVEQFADDYLAGRTPVPCIRCNMGPKFTDLLRMARELGADCLATGHYVRRVMGAAGPELHRALDPARDQSYFLYGTTEAQLDFLRYPLGDLPKAQVRELAEAAGLRNAAKPDSQDICFVPDGDYARIVKKLRPEGGAPGAIIHAQTGETLGEHKGIIHYTVGQRRGLEIGGQPEPLYVVELDAAAGAVKVGPKAMLAVSSATLIETNRIGPLPDAPLTAKVRSLARPVPVTLEGPLGDGATTRIRFATPEYGVAPGQAAVLYAGDRVVGGGWIEATEKAA